The following are from one region of the Mixophyes fleayi isolate aMixFle1 chromosome 7, aMixFle1.hap1, whole genome shotgun sequence genome:
- the SOCS1 gene encoding suppressor of cytokine signaling 1, with amino-acid sequence MVAHSKVEADNAISERRSQHLDASNSDRSQIQPARAIHNSPGRPIPATQLSDTHFRTFRSQSDFTIITKTSSMLDSCGFYWGPITVNVAHEKLRLEPVGTFLIRDSRQKNCFFAISVTTAKGPISIRIHFQAGRFSLDGSKESFNCIFQLVEHYLLSPKKMLVVPLRKVRLRPLQELCRKTILATFGRQNLDKIPVNRVLRDYLKSFPFQI; translated from the coding sequence ATGGTAGCACACAGCAAAGTGGAAGCAGATAATGCAATTTCAGAACGAAGATCTCAGCACCTGGATGCCTCAAACTCTGATCGTTCACAGATCCAGCCTGCCAGAGCCATTCATAACAGCCCTGGACGTCCCATCCCTGCAACACAGCTTAGTGACACACACTTTCGAACCTTCCGCTCTCAGTCGGATTTCACTATCATCACCAAGACCAGCAGCATGCTGGATAGCTGTGGTTTCTACTGGGGACCTATAACCGTTAATGTGGCTCACGAGAAGCTAAGGCTAGAGCCAGTCGGCACTTTCCTCATCAGGGACAGTAGACAGAAGAATTGCTTTTTTGCCATCAGTGTTACAACAGCCAAAGGACCCATCAGCATCAGGATCCACTTTCAGGCTGGGAGATTCAGCCTAGATGGCAGCAAAGAGTCATTCAACTGCATTTTTCAGCTGGTGGAACATTATTTATTGTCTCCTAAAAAGATGTTGGTTGTTCCTCTAAGGAAGGTCAGATTAAGACCTCTACAAGAACTCTGTCGAAAAACCATATTGGCAACATTCGGGAGACAAAACTTGGACAAAATACCCGTCAACCGGGTGTTAAGGGACTATTTAAAGTCTTTCCCATTTCAGATCTAG